In the genome of Rhodothermales bacterium, one region contains:
- a CDS encoding ASPIC/UnbV domain-containing protein has protein sequence ASSDPRALVGLGTEAVVDEVEAVWPDGRRERFTPPPSGAYNQLIQGKGVQLTGSIAVSQ, from the coding sequence TGGCCAGTAGCGACCCGCGGGCGCTGGTCGGACTCGGGACGGAGGCTGTCGTGGACGAGGTGGAAGCGGTGTGGCCCGATGGCCGGCGGGAGCGGTTCACCCCCCCACCGTCCGGTGCATATAACCAGTTGATTCAGGGGAAGGGAGTCCAATTGACTGGCTCGATTGCTGTATCACAATGA